One window from the genome of Sesamum indicum cultivar Zhongzhi No. 13 linkage group LG15, S_indicum_v1.0, whole genome shotgun sequence encodes:
- the LOC105178222 gene encoding LOW QUALITY PROTEIN: DELLA protein GAI (The sequence of the model RefSeq protein was modified relative to this genomic sequence to represent the inferred CDS: inserted 2 bases in 1 codon): MKRDRDRGKAEAAVSGGATSVGKAKMLAEQQQQPDAGMDELFAVLGYKVKSSDMADVAEKLEQLEMAMGTTMEDGVSVLSTDTVHYNPSDLSGWVESMLSELSNSCSFEGMIPSQIGISGESSCSRPGQQDGGKIIYDDDLRAIPGGAIFSNNLKDVVGDSENGNKRMRASAGSEFLENGSPMAMAAEAARPVVLVDSQETGVRLVHTLIACAXLADALVKHVGLLAVSQVGAMRKVATYFAEALARKIYKIYPQDSLESSYSDVLQMHFYETAPYLKFAHFTANQAILEAFAGATRVHVIDFSLKQGMQWPALMQALALRAGGPPAFRLTGIGPPQPDNTDALQEVGWKLAQLAETIGVEFEFRGFVANSLADLDANMLDIRPSNVETVAVNSVFELHRLLARPGAINKVLNSIKAMNPKIVTVVEQEANHNGDVFLDRFNEALHYYSTMFDSLESSGLTPANSHDLVMTEVYLGRQICDVVAYDGPERVERHETLAQWRSRMHSAGFDPVHLGSNAFKQASMLLALFAGGDGYRVEENDGCLMLGWHTRPLITTSAWRLAAAD; this comes from the exons ATGAAAAGAGATCGTGATCGTGGGAAGGCGGAGGCGGCGGTGAGTGGAGGCGCCACCTCGGTTGGGAAGGCGAAGATGTTGGcggagcagcagcagcagccggACGCTGGTATGGATGAGCTATTTGCTGTTTTGGGATATAAGGTGAAGTCCTCGGATATGGCGGATGTTGCTGAGAAGCTTGAGCAATTGGAGATGGCGATGGGCACTACGATGGAAGATGGGGTTTCTGTTCTCTCTACTGATACTGTCCATTACAACCCGTCTGATCTTTCTGGGTGGGTGGAGAGCATGTTGTCGGAGCTCAGCAACTCTTGTAGCTTCGAGGGTATGATTCCCAGCCAAATCGGGATTTCAGGTGAGTCTTCTTGCAGTAGACCGGGACAGCAAGACGGAGGTAAAATAATCTATGATGATGATTTGAGGGCGATTCCCGGTGGAGCTATTTTCAGTAACAACCTGAAAGATGTGGTTGGTGATTCTGAAAATGGTAATAAGAGGATGAGAGCTTCTGCTGGATCTgagtttcttgaaaatggtTCTCCAATGGCGATGGCTGCGGAGGCGGCGCGGCCGGTGGTGCTGGTGGATTCTCAGGAGACGGGAGTGAGACTCGTCCACACGCTGATAGCCTGCGC GCTGGCGGATGCTCTGGTGAAGCACGTCGGGTTATTGGCAGTTTCACAAGTCGGGGCCATGAGGAAAGTCGCCACCTACTTCGCGGAGGCGCTGGCCCGAAAAATTTACAAGATTTACCCGCAGGATTCGCTTGAATCTTCGTATTCGGATGTGCTGCAGATGCATTTCTACGAGACGGCCCCGTATTTGAAGTTTGCGCATTTCACAGCGAATCAGGCGATTCTGGAGGCGTTTGCTGGAGCGACTAGAGTTCATGTGATTGATTTCAGCTTGAAGCAGGGGATGCAATGGCCTGCTCTGATGCAGGCTCTCGCTTTGCGGGCCGGAGGGCCGCCGGCGTTTAGGCTTACTGGGATTGGGCCGCCGCAGCCCGACAACACCGACGCTTTGCAGGAGGTGGGATGGAAATTAGCCCAACTGGCAGAGACAATTGGCGTCGAATTCGAGTTCCGTGGCTTTGTTGCGAATTCCTTGGCTGATCTTGATGCCAATATGCTGGACATTAGGCCTAGCAACGTGGAGACCGTCGCCGTGAACTCTGTGTTCGAGCTGCACCGTTTATTGGCCCGGCCCGGCGCCATCAACAAAGTGCTAAATTCGATCAAAGCCATGAACCCCAAAATCGTGACGGTCGTGGAGCAGGAGGCGAATCACAACGGCGACGTTTTCTTGGACAGGTTCAACGAAGCCCTTCACTATTACTCCACAATGTTCGACTCCCTGGAGAGCTCCGGCCTAACTCCGGCCAACAGCCACGATCTAGTGATGACAGAGGTATATTTAGGGCGGCAGATATGCGACGTAGTGGCCTACGACGGCCCAGAGCGGGTGGAGCGGCACGAGACACTAGCCCAGTGGCGGAGCCGGATGCACTCCGCCGGGTTCGACCCCGTCCATCTGGGCTCCAACGCATTCAAGCAAGCCAGCATGCTGCTGGCCCTCTTCGCCGGCGGAGACGGGTACAGGGTGGAGGAAAACGACGGGTGTCTGATGCTTGGCTGGCACACTCGGCCGCTAATCACCACCTCGGCATGGCGGCTCGCGGCGGCGGATTAG